The proteins below come from a single Panicum hallii strain FIL2 chromosome 7, PHallii_v3.1, whole genome shotgun sequence genomic window:
- the LOC112900088 gene encoding protein NBR1 homolog isoform X2 produces MDAFRPAPAGRGRVWPRIDVRDLVVKVKYGDTLKRFNAFVDGSHFDHDLPALRLKIASAFKFSPDVEFILTYTDEDGDFVMLDDDNDLRDATINQKLNPLRIDVQLKSSNVGATRTKEQSTNPKSLRSISLEDQLAQVKSAIDEALKFVPEQVPAVLAKLSHDLRSRAASSAPSLAELLDRFAKLITRSSNMHPSCGSSDGSHKLGNAKIKLESALTAGSASEPLDGQNSGISEAVLKSVLSEDPTAQIEQAPSCPSVKDSLVFTSSGGMKSDLKRSFDSEIKIKSDACSKGKSVISSVPPVSTTSHGAPAQQSVPVPYTSCGFNGMANVDMLSLFPPPPIDHPPTPMLYPPTPFFTPYNPIFGANGNTTGDLHSVFPPPPNICSPFKLNAPSSVEGVNSFGSSNRSLSTNYGSILQHTQHRWIQCDGCGVTPIVGPRYKSNAKEDYDLCDACFSHMGNETEYTRLDMPASKSNMKILGKAPAVKTDCRFIKDVTIPDGTPMAPSIPFTKIWRMCNSGSTMWPYGIQLVWVGGDHLKCLSSVGLAISANGGLNPWEETDVTVDFLAPAKPGRYISYWRLALPSGVKFGQQIWVHIQVEQPIQTNGDKQAAAMNLNQLPEANSTRPFTFDVNSAPVEPLRGWPRSCTRGPIQPLFGWPRSSCTGWLARETMKPKESEPVPNDMSSAPAAAEPFQILITEAPASSAEAASDSMPACVPAPEAIPLPNSVPTPDPVSASAPAPAAAPVSIHVPEAAPATVPLPEEIVNHLEEKMMSELEVLGFLQADLNKQVLRQNNYDLEQSVVDLCGFNEWDPLVEDISDLGSDDAEMNEVEVVDNSDEEGFIVTDLVTKAKKDQ; encoded by the exons GTCAAATATGGTGACACTTTGAAGCGTTTCAATGCCTTTGTGGATGGATCACACTTTGATCATGATCTGCCTGCCCTTCGGTTGAAGATTGCAAGTGCCTTTAAGTTCAGTCCTGATGTTGAATTCATTCTCACCTATACTGATGAGGATGGAGATTTTGTCATGCTGGATGATGATAATGATCTACGAGATGCTACTATTAATCAGAAATTGAACCCTCTTAGGATTGATGTTCAGTTGAAGAGCAGCAATGTTGGGGCAACTCGGACAAAAGAGCAGTCCACGAATCCCAAATCTCTGAGGTCCATCTCTCTCGAAGATCAGCTTGCCCAGGTGAAATCTGCTATTGATGAAGCCTTGAAGTTTGTACCAGAGCAAGTCCCTGCTGTCCTTGCAAAACTATCTCATGACTTGCGTTCTAGGGCTGCATCCTCTGCACCATCATTGGCTGAATTGCTGGACCGTTTTGCTAAACTGATTACACGAAGTAGCAACATGCATCCTTCTTGTGGCTCTTCTGATGGTTCACATAAATTGGGAAATGCAAAGATTAAGCTTGAATCTGCACTTACGGCAGGTTCAGCTTCGGAGCCCTTGGATGGGCAAAATTCTGGGATATCTGAAGCTGTTCTTAAAAGTGTACTATCTGAGGATCCCACTGCTCAAATTGAACAGGCACCGTCATGCCCTTCAGTTAAGGACTCACTTGTTTTTACTAGTTCAGGTGGAATGAAATCTGATCTCAAGAGAAGTTTTGATTCTGAGATTAAGATAAAATCCGATGCTTGCAGTAAGGGAAAATCTGTAATATCATCTGTGCCACCTGTTTCCACCACTTCTCATGGTGCTCCTGCTCAACAATCTGTTCCTGTGCCATATACATCCTGTGGATTCAACGGAATGGCCAATGTTGATATGCTGTCATTATTCCCTCCCCCACCTATAGACCACCCTCCCACACCTATGCTCTACCCTCCCACACCATTTTTCACCCCCTACAACCCTATCTTTGGAGCTAATGGAAATACTACTGGTGATTTACACTCCGTGTTCCCCCCTCCACCCAACATCTGTAGCCCTTTTAAGTTAAACGCACCTTCATCTGTCG AAGGCGTCAACTCTTTTGGGAGCTCTAACAGAAGTCTTAGTACCAATTATGGGAGCATCCTACAACACACACAGCATAGATGGATACAATGTGATGGTTGTGGGGTGACACCGATTGTTGGGCCTCGCTACAAGTCCAATGC TAAAGAAGACTATGATTTGTGTGATGCCTGTTTTTCTCACATGGGCAATGAGACTGAATATACCAGATTAGACATGCCTGCTTCAAAAAGT AACATGAAGATCCTGGGGAAGGCTCCAGCTGTGAAAACTGACTGTCGCTTCATTAAGGATGTTACTATCCCTGATGGGACACCAATGGCGCCATCAATTCCATTTACGAAGATTTGGCGCATGTGTAATAGCGGGTCTACCATGTGGCCGTATGGTATCCAGCTTGTCTGGGTTGGTGGAGATCACTTAAAATGCCTGAGTTCAGTCGGATTAGCG ATTTCAGCAAATGGGGGGCTAAATCCATGGGAAGAGACTGATGTTACTGTTGATTTTCTTGCCCCTGCAAAGCCTGGTAGGTACATATCTTACTGGAGATTAGCGCTACCCTCAGGTGTCAAATTTGGTCAGCAAATTTGGGTTCATATTCAG GtggagcaacctattcaaaccAATGGTGACAAACAGGCTGCTGCAATGAACCTGAATCAATTACCTGAAGCCAACAGCACAAGGCCTTTTACATTCGATGTAAACAGTGCTCCTGTGGAACCTTTACGTGGATGGCCTAGAAGCTGTACTCGTGGTCCCATACAACCTTTATTTGGATGGCCTAGAAGCTCCTGCACCGGATGGCTTGCACGTGAAACCATGAAACCCAAGGAATCTGAACCTGTTCCTAATGATATGTCCTCTGCCCCAGCAGCAGCTGAACCATTTCAGATCCTAATCACTGAGGCTCCTGCCTCATCTGCCGAGGCTGCATCGGATTCAATGCCTGCTTGTGTGCCTGCACCTGAAGCCATTCCCCTGCCCAACTCTGTGCCTACACCAGATCCTGTTAGTGCatctgctcctgctcctgctgctgctcctgtTAGCATTCATGTGCCTGAAGCTGCACCTGCTACTGTGCCTTTGCCTGAAGAAATTGTAAACCACCTGGAGGAGAAGATGATGAGTGAGCTTGAGGTTCTGGGCTTCCTGCAGGCTGACCTGAACAAGCAGGTACTCCGGCAGAACAACTATGACCTGGAGCAGTCTGTTGTCGATCTCTGTGGTTTCAACGAGTGGGATCCCCTCGTTGAGGATATCTCTGATCTG GGTTCTGATGACGCAGAGATGAACGAGGTGGAGGTGGTCGACAACAGCGACGAGGAAGGATTCATCGTGACGGACCTCGTGACCAAGGCGAAGAAGGATCAGTGA
- the LOC112900088 gene encoding protein NBR1 homolog isoform X1, whose protein sequence is MDAFRPAPAGRGRVWPRIDVRDLVVKVKYGDTLKRFNAFVDGSHFDHDLPALRLKIASAFKFSPDVEFILTYTDEDGDFVMLDDDNDLRDATINQKLNPLRIDVQLKSSNVGATRTKEQSTNPKSLRSISLEDQLAQVKSAIDEALKFVPEQVPAVLAKLSHDLRSRAASSAPSLAELLDRFAKLITRSSNMHPSCGSSDGSHKLGNAKIKLESALTAGSASEPLDGQNSGISEAVLKSVLSEDPTAQIEQAPSCPSVKDSLVFTSSGGMKSDLKRSFDSEIKIKSDACSKGKSVISSVPPVSTTSHGAPAQQSVPVPYTSCGFNGMANVDMLSLFPPPPIDHPPTPMLYPPTPFFTPYNPIFGANGNTTGDLHSVFPPPPNICSPFKLNAPSSVGMCYPNLYSTGSSQRDRMASLFSSCAPNPEGVNSFGSSNRSLSTNYGSILQHTQHRWIQCDGCGVTPIVGPRYKSNAKEDYDLCDACFSHMGNETEYTRLDMPASKSNMKILGKAPAVKTDCRFIKDVTIPDGTPMAPSIPFTKIWRMCNSGSTMWPYGIQLVWVGGDHLKCLSSVGLAISANGGLNPWEETDVTVDFLAPAKPGRYISYWRLALPSGVKFGQQIWVHIQVEQPIQTNGDKQAAAMNLNQLPEANSTRPFTFDVNSAPVEPLRGWPRSCTRGPIQPLFGWPRSSCTGWLARETMKPKESEPVPNDMSSAPAAAEPFQILITEAPASSAEAASDSMPACVPAPEAIPLPNSVPTPDPVSASAPAPAAAPVSIHVPEAAPATVPLPEEIVNHLEEKMMSELEVLGFLQADLNKQVLRQNNYDLEQSVVDLCGFNEWDPLVEDISDLGSDDAEMNEVEVVDNSDEEGFIVTDLVTKAKKDQ, encoded by the exons GTCAAATATGGTGACACTTTGAAGCGTTTCAATGCCTTTGTGGATGGATCACACTTTGATCATGATCTGCCTGCCCTTCGGTTGAAGATTGCAAGTGCCTTTAAGTTCAGTCCTGATGTTGAATTCATTCTCACCTATACTGATGAGGATGGAGATTTTGTCATGCTGGATGATGATAATGATCTACGAGATGCTACTATTAATCAGAAATTGAACCCTCTTAGGATTGATGTTCAGTTGAAGAGCAGCAATGTTGGGGCAACTCGGACAAAAGAGCAGTCCACGAATCCCAAATCTCTGAGGTCCATCTCTCTCGAAGATCAGCTTGCCCAGGTGAAATCTGCTATTGATGAAGCCTTGAAGTTTGTACCAGAGCAAGTCCCTGCTGTCCTTGCAAAACTATCTCATGACTTGCGTTCTAGGGCTGCATCCTCTGCACCATCATTGGCTGAATTGCTGGACCGTTTTGCTAAACTGATTACACGAAGTAGCAACATGCATCCTTCTTGTGGCTCTTCTGATGGTTCACATAAATTGGGAAATGCAAAGATTAAGCTTGAATCTGCACTTACGGCAGGTTCAGCTTCGGAGCCCTTGGATGGGCAAAATTCTGGGATATCTGAAGCTGTTCTTAAAAGTGTACTATCTGAGGATCCCACTGCTCAAATTGAACAGGCACCGTCATGCCCTTCAGTTAAGGACTCACTTGTTTTTACTAGTTCAGGTGGAATGAAATCTGATCTCAAGAGAAGTTTTGATTCTGAGATTAAGATAAAATCCGATGCTTGCAGTAAGGGAAAATCTGTAATATCATCTGTGCCACCTGTTTCCACCACTTCTCATGGTGCTCCTGCTCAACAATCTGTTCCTGTGCCATATACATCCTGTGGATTCAACGGAATGGCCAATGTTGATATGCTGTCATTATTCCCTCCCCCACCTATAGACCACCCTCCCACACCTATGCTCTACCCTCCCACACCATTTTTCACCCCCTACAACCCTATCTTTGGAGCTAATGGAAATACTACTGGTGATTTACACTCCGTGTTCCCCCCTCCACCCAACATCTGTAGCCCTTTTAAGTTAAACGCACCTTCATCTGTCGGTATGTGCTATCCTAACCTCTATTCTACTGGGAGTTCACAGAGAGATCGCATGGCCTCATTGTTTAGTAGTTGTGCACCCAATCCAGAAGGCGTCAACTCTTTTGGGAGCTCTAACAGAAGTCTTAGTACCAATTATGGGAGCATCCTACAACACACACAGCATAGATGGATACAATGTGATGGTTGTGGGGTGACACCGATTGTTGGGCCTCGCTACAAGTCCAATGC TAAAGAAGACTATGATTTGTGTGATGCCTGTTTTTCTCACATGGGCAATGAGACTGAATATACCAGATTAGACATGCCTGCTTCAAAAAGT AACATGAAGATCCTGGGGAAGGCTCCAGCTGTGAAAACTGACTGTCGCTTCATTAAGGATGTTACTATCCCTGATGGGACACCAATGGCGCCATCAATTCCATTTACGAAGATTTGGCGCATGTGTAATAGCGGGTCTACCATGTGGCCGTATGGTATCCAGCTTGTCTGGGTTGGTGGAGATCACTTAAAATGCCTGAGTTCAGTCGGATTAGCG ATTTCAGCAAATGGGGGGCTAAATCCATGGGAAGAGACTGATGTTACTGTTGATTTTCTTGCCCCTGCAAAGCCTGGTAGGTACATATCTTACTGGAGATTAGCGCTACCCTCAGGTGTCAAATTTGGTCAGCAAATTTGGGTTCATATTCAG GtggagcaacctattcaaaccAATGGTGACAAACAGGCTGCTGCAATGAACCTGAATCAATTACCTGAAGCCAACAGCACAAGGCCTTTTACATTCGATGTAAACAGTGCTCCTGTGGAACCTTTACGTGGATGGCCTAGAAGCTGTACTCGTGGTCCCATACAACCTTTATTTGGATGGCCTAGAAGCTCCTGCACCGGATGGCTTGCACGTGAAACCATGAAACCCAAGGAATCTGAACCTGTTCCTAATGATATGTCCTCTGCCCCAGCAGCAGCTGAACCATTTCAGATCCTAATCACTGAGGCTCCTGCCTCATCTGCCGAGGCTGCATCGGATTCAATGCCTGCTTGTGTGCCTGCACCTGAAGCCATTCCCCTGCCCAACTCTGTGCCTACACCAGATCCTGTTAGTGCatctgctcctgctcctgctgctgctcctgtTAGCATTCATGTGCCTGAAGCTGCACCTGCTACTGTGCCTTTGCCTGAAGAAATTGTAAACCACCTGGAGGAGAAGATGATGAGTGAGCTTGAGGTTCTGGGCTTCCTGCAGGCTGACCTGAACAAGCAGGTACTCCGGCAGAACAACTATGACCTGGAGCAGTCTGTTGTCGATCTCTGTGGTTTCAACGAGTGGGATCCCCTCGTTGAGGATATCTCTGATCTG GGTTCTGATGACGCAGAGATGAACGAGGTGGAGGTGGTCGACAACAGCGACGAGGAAGGATTCATCGTGACGGACCTCGTGACCAAGGCGAAGAAGGATCAGTGA
- the LOC112900088 gene encoding protein NBR1 homolog isoform X3 codes for MDAFRPAPAGRGRVWPRIDVRDLVVKVKYGDTLKRFNAFVDGSHFDHDLPALRLKIASAFKFSPDVEFILTYTDEDGDFVMLDDDNDLRDATINQKLNPLRIDVQLKSSNVGATRTKEQSTNPKSLRSISLEDQLAQVKSAIDEALKFVPEQVPAVLAKLSHDLRSRAASSAPSLAELLDRFAKLITRSSNMHPSCGSSDGSHKLGNAKIKLESALTAGSASEPLDGQNSGISEAVLKSVLSEDPTAQIEQAPSCPSVKDSLVFTSSGGMKSDLKRSFDSEIKIKSDACSKGKSVISSVPPVSTTSHGAPAQQSVPVPYTSCGFNGMANVDMLSLFPPPPIDHPPTPMLYPPTPFFTPYNPIFGANGNTTGDLHSVFPPPPNICSPFKLNAPSSVGMCYPNLYSTGSSQRDRMASLFSSCAPNPEGVNSFGSSNRSLSTNYGSILQHTQHRWIQCDGCGVTPIVGPRYKSNAKEDYDLCDACFSHMGNETEYTRLDMPASKSNMKILGKAPAVKTDCRFIKDVTIPDGTPMAPSIPFTKIWRMCNSGSTMWPYGIQLVWVGGDHLKCLSSVGLAISANGGLNPWEETDVTVDFLAPAKPGRYISYWRLALPSGVKFGQQIWVHIQVEQPIQTNGDKQAAAMNLNQLPEANSTRPFTFDVNSAPVEPLRGWPRSCTRGPIQPLFGWPRSSCTGWLARETMKPKESEPVPNDMSSAPAAAEPFQILITEAPASSAEAASDSMPACVPAPEAIPLPNSVPTPDPVSASAPAPAAAPVSIHVPEAAPATVPLPEEIVNHLEEKMMSELEVLGFLQADLNKQVLRQNNYDLEQSVVDLCGFNEWDPLVEDISDLR; via the exons GTCAAATATGGTGACACTTTGAAGCGTTTCAATGCCTTTGTGGATGGATCACACTTTGATCATGATCTGCCTGCCCTTCGGTTGAAGATTGCAAGTGCCTTTAAGTTCAGTCCTGATGTTGAATTCATTCTCACCTATACTGATGAGGATGGAGATTTTGTCATGCTGGATGATGATAATGATCTACGAGATGCTACTATTAATCAGAAATTGAACCCTCTTAGGATTGATGTTCAGTTGAAGAGCAGCAATGTTGGGGCAACTCGGACAAAAGAGCAGTCCACGAATCCCAAATCTCTGAGGTCCATCTCTCTCGAAGATCAGCTTGCCCAGGTGAAATCTGCTATTGATGAAGCCTTGAAGTTTGTACCAGAGCAAGTCCCTGCTGTCCTTGCAAAACTATCTCATGACTTGCGTTCTAGGGCTGCATCCTCTGCACCATCATTGGCTGAATTGCTGGACCGTTTTGCTAAACTGATTACACGAAGTAGCAACATGCATCCTTCTTGTGGCTCTTCTGATGGTTCACATAAATTGGGAAATGCAAAGATTAAGCTTGAATCTGCACTTACGGCAGGTTCAGCTTCGGAGCCCTTGGATGGGCAAAATTCTGGGATATCTGAAGCTGTTCTTAAAAGTGTACTATCTGAGGATCCCACTGCTCAAATTGAACAGGCACCGTCATGCCCTTCAGTTAAGGACTCACTTGTTTTTACTAGTTCAGGTGGAATGAAATCTGATCTCAAGAGAAGTTTTGATTCTGAGATTAAGATAAAATCCGATGCTTGCAGTAAGGGAAAATCTGTAATATCATCTGTGCCACCTGTTTCCACCACTTCTCATGGTGCTCCTGCTCAACAATCTGTTCCTGTGCCATATACATCCTGTGGATTCAACGGAATGGCCAATGTTGATATGCTGTCATTATTCCCTCCCCCACCTATAGACCACCCTCCCACACCTATGCTCTACCCTCCCACACCATTTTTCACCCCCTACAACCCTATCTTTGGAGCTAATGGAAATACTACTGGTGATTTACACTCCGTGTTCCCCCCTCCACCCAACATCTGTAGCCCTTTTAAGTTAAACGCACCTTCATCTGTCGGTATGTGCTATCCTAACCTCTATTCTACTGGGAGTTCACAGAGAGATCGCATGGCCTCATTGTTTAGTAGTTGTGCACCCAATCCAGAAGGCGTCAACTCTTTTGGGAGCTCTAACAGAAGTCTTAGTACCAATTATGGGAGCATCCTACAACACACACAGCATAGATGGATACAATGTGATGGTTGTGGGGTGACACCGATTGTTGGGCCTCGCTACAAGTCCAATGC TAAAGAAGACTATGATTTGTGTGATGCCTGTTTTTCTCACATGGGCAATGAGACTGAATATACCAGATTAGACATGCCTGCTTCAAAAAGT AACATGAAGATCCTGGGGAAGGCTCCAGCTGTGAAAACTGACTGTCGCTTCATTAAGGATGTTACTATCCCTGATGGGACACCAATGGCGCCATCAATTCCATTTACGAAGATTTGGCGCATGTGTAATAGCGGGTCTACCATGTGGCCGTATGGTATCCAGCTTGTCTGGGTTGGTGGAGATCACTTAAAATGCCTGAGTTCAGTCGGATTAGCG ATTTCAGCAAATGGGGGGCTAAATCCATGGGAAGAGACTGATGTTACTGTTGATTTTCTTGCCCCTGCAAAGCCTGGTAGGTACATATCTTACTGGAGATTAGCGCTACCCTCAGGTGTCAAATTTGGTCAGCAAATTTGGGTTCATATTCAG GtggagcaacctattcaaaccAATGGTGACAAACAGGCTGCTGCAATGAACCTGAATCAATTACCTGAAGCCAACAGCACAAGGCCTTTTACATTCGATGTAAACAGTGCTCCTGTGGAACCTTTACGTGGATGGCCTAGAAGCTGTACTCGTGGTCCCATACAACCTTTATTTGGATGGCCTAGAAGCTCCTGCACCGGATGGCTTGCACGTGAAACCATGAAACCCAAGGAATCTGAACCTGTTCCTAATGATATGTCCTCTGCCCCAGCAGCAGCTGAACCATTTCAGATCCTAATCACTGAGGCTCCTGCCTCATCTGCCGAGGCTGCATCGGATTCAATGCCTGCTTGTGTGCCTGCACCTGAAGCCATTCCCCTGCCCAACTCTGTGCCTACACCAGATCCTGTTAGTGCatctgctcctgctcctgctgctgctcctgtTAGCATTCATGTGCCTGAAGCTGCACCTGCTACTGTGCCTTTGCCTGAAGAAATTGTAAACCACCTGGAGGAGAAGATGATGAGTGAGCTTGAGGTTCTGGGCTTCCTGCAGGCTGACCTGAACAAGCAGGTACTCCGGCAGAACAACTATGACCTGGAGCAGTCTGTTGTCGATCTCTGTGGTTTCAACGAGTGGGATCCCCTCGTTGAGGATATCTCTGATCTG AGATGA